In Gimesia benthica, a single window of DNA contains:
- a CDS encoding RNA polymerase sigma factor, translated as MATGNDGKLAPEIVHQLFETHAGELRAFLTGMLRNHDLADEAFQLTFSKALQSGGQSREETRKGWLFRVAYHEAMALIRRDKIHRKSLNDLSQMTSQFWDEAPDQRLLDHENQEQIRQALESLPDNQRVIVIARIYDNKTFKEISEEQEIPLGTVLTRMRLAIQTLSRQLNSPSDDS; from the coding sequence TTGGCCACCGGTAACGATGGCAAGCTCGCCCCCGAGATCGTCCATCAACTGTTTGAGACTCATGCAGGCGAATTGCGCGCTTTTTTGACGGGTATGCTCCGCAACCATGATCTGGCAGATGAAGCATTCCAGCTTACCTTTTCCAAAGCACTCCAGTCAGGAGGTCAGTCTCGGGAAGAGACCCGCAAGGGCTGGTTGTTTCGTGTCGCCTACCATGAAGCGATGGCCCTTATCCGTCGCGATAAAATCCACAGGAAGTCGCTGAACGATCTTAGCCAGATGACTAGCCAGTTCTGGGACGAGGCACCAGATCAGCGACTTCTGGATCACGAAAACCAGGAACAGATCCGACAGGCCCTTGAAAGCCTGCCAGACAACCAGCGGGTGATCGTCATCGCCCGTATTTACGATAACAAGACCTTCAAAGAGATCTCGGAAGAACAGGAGATCCCTTTGGGAACTGTGCTCACCAGAATGAGGCTCGCGATTCAAACACTGTCCCGGCAATTGAACTCACCTTCAGATGATTCCTGA
- a CDS encoding DmsC/YnfH family molybdoenzyme membrane anchor subunit gives MSFNFDEQNTGSDAPLDGNNSASQGTATCHQEFDLISLLLEEQQTLTAVAEFARQYEAEVLPAQSRYYADLIPSKSPQSGEQYAFQVDLDRCSGCKACVTACHSMNGLDENETWRDVGLLIGGTSQAPIYQHVTTACHHCLDPGCMQACPVNAYEKDPITGIVKHLDDQCFGCQYCTLACPYDVPKYHSQKGIVRKCDMCSQRLTDGEAPACVQACPHQAISIDIVNQEQVLADSEINTFLPAAPDPQHTYPTTTYKSRKPFPRNTLPADYYSARPQHAHLPLVIMLVLTQLSVGAFFTGSVLEYFLSAEITSVMVRLSATTALLFGLLALGASTLHLGRPLYAFRGILGLKHSWLSREILAFGVFAGAAQVYAGLTWFAGSLLPSWEVWQPAAGWLVSALGAVGIFCSIMIYVFTKREFWSFEATTTKFVLTAALLGIASTWVVIFALNLTANSAATNLLLAQAGPILSKALIVTTVLKLGFEASIFRYLLRRQNSPLKRSALLMSGELSSVTLARFACGILGGILMPLFLLNQQTQPVQNLTLFFTVSILFIACLAGELLERYLFFSAVAAPRMPGVIH, from the coding sequence ATGAGCTTCAACTTCGACGAACAAAACACCGGTTCAGACGCGCCTCTGGATGGGAACAACTCGGCTTCACAGGGAACAGCCACCTGTCATCAGGAATTCGACCTGATTTCACTGTTGCTGGAAGAGCAACAGACTCTGACCGCCGTCGCTGAATTTGCGCGTCAGTATGAAGCAGAAGTACTGCCGGCCCAATCGCGTTACTATGCGGATCTGATTCCTTCCAAATCACCACAGTCCGGCGAACAGTATGCATTTCAGGTCGACCTTGATCGCTGTTCGGGATGCAAAGCCTGTGTCACCGCCTGCCACTCAATGAATGGGCTGGATGAAAATGAAACCTGGCGCGACGTGGGTCTGTTGATCGGCGGGACAAGCCAGGCCCCGATATATCAGCACGTCACCACCGCCTGTCATCACTGCCTGGATCCGGGCTGCATGCAGGCCTGTCCGGTGAATGCGTATGAAAAAGATCCCATCACGGGAATTGTGAAACATCTTGACGATCAGTGCTTCGGCTGCCAATACTGCACACTGGCCTGTCCCTACGATGTGCCCAAGTATCACAGCCAGAAGGGGATTGTCCGCAAATGCGACATGTGCAGTCAGCGGTTGACAGACGGCGAAGCTCCGGCCTGTGTACAAGCCTGTCCGCACCAGGCGATTTCGATTGATATCGTCAATCAAGAACAGGTTCTGGCTGACTCCGAAATCAACACATTTCTTCCCGCAGCCCCCGATCCACAACACACGTATCCCACTACCACCTATAAATCACGCAAGCCGTTCCCGCGGAATACGCTGCCGGCGGACTACTATTCTGCCCGTCCACAACACGCACATCTGCCTCTGGTGATCATGCTGGTGCTGACACAACTGTCCGTTGGCGCCTTTTTCACCGGCTCCGTGCTGGAGTACTTTCTCAGTGCGGAGATCACATCGGTGATGGTACGCCTCTCAGCGACGACAGCCTTACTCTTTGGTTTGCTGGCACTGGGGGCCTCCACGTTGCACCTGGGGCGTCCTTTGTATGCCTTCCGTGGTATTCTCGGACTCAAGCATTCCTGGTTGAGCAGGGAAATCCTGGCCTTTGGTGTGTTTGCCGGTGCGGCGCAGGTCTATGCCGGCCTGACCTGGTTTGCCGGATCACTGTTACCCAGTTGGGAGGTCTGGCAACCTGCTGCAGGCTGGCTGGTCAGTGCCCTGGGGGCAGTTGGGATCTTCTGCTCCATCATGATCTATGTCTTTACCAAACGGGAATTCTGGAGTTTCGAAGCCACCACAACCAAGTTTGTGCTCACCGCGGCGCTGCTGGGAATTGCCTCCACGTGGGTGGTCATTTTCGCCTTGAATCTGACAGCTAATTCTGCCGCGACCAATCTGCTGCTGGCACAGGCCGGACCGATTCTCTCCAAAGCGCTGATTGTGACGACCGTGCTCAAACTGGGTTTTGAAGCATCCATCTTCCGTTATCTGCTGCGGCGTCAGAACTCGCCTTTGAAACGTTCTGCGTTGCTGATGAGTGGTGAACTCTCCAGCGTAACGCTGGCCCGTTTTGCCTGCGGTATTTTAGGAGGCATTCTGATGCCTCTGTTCCTGCTGAACCAACAGACGCAACCGGTTCAGAACCTGACTCTGTTTTTTACTGTTAGTATTTTATTCATAGCCTGTTTAGCTGGTGAACTCCTCGAACGTTATCTGTTCTTCTCTGCGGTCGCCGCTCCCCGCATGCCTGGTGTGATCCACTAA
- a CDS encoding alpha/beta hydrolase yields MNLLQTQSMHLKAGIFCCLLLFVAPVFGQGVPPAPGCDQEPGQCVNTPDCTSCVPEINYWVVSSRCCMQKSKCCCPCCDFEVYHSDEAGRVSTQSMESLLQSLDPNAPICIMVHGSFVKWESVLLDSYNTYLWLRNAAPHLPLNVIFFTWPSDDTPTKIVPVDVNILGKRAEYNGFYVSRLIADLPSHHPISLLGHSHGARVVASTMHLIGGGSIQGVSLQDCGLEICCHCRHFRVVFAAAAINHNWLNPGDRYGCGLNCTDCLVNLRNHKDRILRFYPVLAPISRRALAKTGFTWLDRRKLGDDVNRVHDIDVSQCVGGGHMFPNYYSHPQIAEAIVPAIYFSN; encoded by the coding sequence ATGAATTTACTGCAAACTCAATCCATGCATCTCAAGGCGGGTATCTTCTGTTGTCTACTGCTGTTTGTCGCTCCCGTATTTGGTCAGGGAGTGCCTCCTGCGCCGGGCTGCGACCAGGAGCCGGGACAATGCGTGAATACCCCGGATTGCACATCCTGTGTTCCAGAGATCAATTACTGGGTCGTCAGTTCGCGTTGCTGTATGCAGAAAAGCAAATGCTGCTGTCCCTGCTGCGATTTTGAAGTCTATCACTCAGACGAAGCCGGGAGGGTTTCTACTCAGTCGATGGAGAGTCTGCTGCAGTCCCTGGATCCGAATGCCCCCATCTGCATCATGGTGCATGGGAGTTTCGTCAAATGGGAGAGCGTACTCCTCGATTCCTATAATACGTATCTCTGGCTGAGAAATGCGGCCCCGCACCTGCCTTTAAACGTGATCTTCTTTACCTGGCCCAGTGATGATACACCGACGAAGATTGTTCCCGTCGATGTCAATATCCTGGGAAAACGTGCTGAGTATAACGGCTTCTATGTTTCACGACTGATCGCCGATCTGCCGTCCCACCATCCGATCAGCCTGCTGGGTCACAGTCACGGTGCCCGTGTGGTCGCTTCTACAATGCACCTGATTGGCGGGGGATCGATTCAGGGTGTTTCCCTGCAGGATTGTGGACTAGAGATCTGCTGCCATTGTCGGCACTTCCGCGTCGTCTTTGCCGCTGCGGCGATCAATCATAACTGGCTGAACCCCGGGGATCGTTATGGCTGCGGATTGAACTGTACTGACTGCCTGGTCAACCTGAGAAACCATAAGGACCGGATCCTGCGGTTCTATCCTGTACTCGCGCCGATCTCGCGACGGGCGCTTGCCAAGACCGGCTTTACCTGGCTGGACCGTCGTAAACTGGGCGATGACGTCAACCGCGTGCACGATATCGACGTCTCACAGTGTGTTGGGGGAGGCCACATGTTCCCTAACTATTACAGCCACCCGCAAATTGCGGAAGCCATTGTGCCGGCCATCTATTTCAGCAACTGA
- a CDS encoding DUF1549 and DUF1553 domain-containing protein — MKSLKLYRSVYSLTAGMLALALFSLTATAADQDQVKQPVEQRYADQSTQEVPQFQQHVVPLLGKLGCNGRACHGSFQGKGDFRLSLFGYDFVMDHKELTNAEAERVNMKEPGKSLIIQKPLNEIEHEGGKRFELNSWQHRLLTRWIAGGAQGVPKDAPKFDRLEVTPNAIQFSKEGETVQLKAVAVWSDGTRENVTPICRFQTNNEQIATINEEGLVTSNKPGDTHVVVFYDAGVIPVPVLQPVSDQYGDKYPQVAASTKVDKLVVNKLQKLGVVPADLCDDTEFLRRVSLDLSGTLPAPHEVEAFLKNTSPNKRAEKIDELLESPGYAAWWTTKLCDFTQNNYDDLINVAPVRDKPSQEWYDWIKKRVTDNAGYDDIVEGILLATSREKGEDFDQFTKNMNAIYQDKPGQDFADREHMPYYWARRNFRNPDDRVLGFAYTFLGIRIQCAQCHKHPFDQWTQNDFKEFRGFFTRVNFGVNPESRDEYAAMVEELGADKLRGNQLLRELNKKVNKGETVPFMEVYVPKARPANKNQNKNKNKKQRRQGRNQSPATAKLLGAEVVEINEMDDPRAALMEWLRRENNPFFAKAFVNRVWSAYFNRGIIEPADDLNLANPPSNAPLLDYLSREFVKHDYDMKWLHREIANSDTYQRSWKTNPTNELDEVNFSHYIPHRMPAEVLYDAIHQATASDDAIDSMKNSVGERAIGIAASGVRNRALRDKQYALTIFGRSTRESNCDCDRSVDPSLLQTMYIKNDNDVYSAINRSNSSWLFQVGQQLGAVEAKNAQKTRMNDRADQLKEQAQQLKQRVAQLKKQEDKKKQLQQAQKRLRTVTAELKKVRQNAGRAQNSPAKVQTLEEPISAEKTEEIITRTYLRSLSRYPTEQETESAKKYIEESKDKMAGIYDLIWAVLNTKEFMLNH, encoded by the coding sequence ATGAAATCACTCAAACTCTATCGTAGTGTTTACTCTCTCACAGCAGGTATGCTGGCACTGGCGCTGTTTTCCCTGACAGCGACCGCCGCAGATCAGGATCAGGTGAAACAGCCGGTCGAACAGCGGTATGCTGATCAGTCCACTCAGGAGGTTCCCCAGTTCCAGCAGCACGTCGTGCCCTTGCTGGGAAAACTGGGCTGTAACGGCCGCGCCTGTCACGGTTCGTTCCAGGGCAAAGGTGATTTCCGTCTGTCTCTGTTTGGTTACGACTTCGTCATGGACCACAAAGAGTTGACCAACGCCGAAGCAGAGCGGGTCAACATGAAAGAGCCCGGCAAAAGCCTGATCATTCAGAAGCCTTTGAATGAAATTGAACACGAAGGGGGCAAACGTTTCGAGCTCAACAGCTGGCAGCATCGCCTGCTGACCCGCTGGATTGCCGGCGGCGCACAGGGAGTACCCAAAGACGCACCCAAGTTCGATCGCCTGGAAGTCACTCCAAATGCGATTCAGTTCAGCAAAGAAGGGGAGACCGTTCAGCTGAAAGCGGTTGCCGTCTGGTCTGATGGTACCCGTGAAAACGTAACCCCCATCTGCCGCTTCCAGACGAACAACGAGCAGATCGCGACCATCAATGAAGAAGGTCTGGTCACTTCCAATAAACCAGGCGATACGCACGTGGTCGTGTTCTACGATGCCGGCGTGATTCCCGTCCCCGTACTGCAGCCCGTTTCCGATCAATATGGCGACAAGTATCCACAGGTTGCTGCCTCAACCAAGGTCGACAAGCTGGTTGTCAACAAACTGCAGAAACTGGGCGTGGTGCCCGCAGATCTCTGTGATGACACCGAGTTCCTCCGCCGCGTCAGCCTCGACCTGTCCGGAACGTTGCCCGCACCGCATGAAGTTGAAGCCTTCCTCAAGAATACCTCTCCCAACAAGCGTGCTGAGAAAATTGACGAGTTGCTGGAAAGCCCCGGCTATGCTGCCTGGTGGACCACCAAGCTCTGCGACTTCACCCAGAACAACTATGATGATCTGATCAACGTCGCTCCCGTTCGCGACAAACCGAGCCAGGAATGGTACGACTGGATTAAGAAACGCGTCACTGACAACGCTGGCTATGACGACATTGTCGAAGGCATCCTGCTGGCCACCAGCCGCGAAAAAGGGGAAGACTTCGATCAGTTCACCAAAAACATGAACGCCATTTACCAGGACAAACCGGGGCAGGATTTCGCTGATCGCGAGCATATGCCTTACTACTGGGCCCGACGGAATTTCCGTAACCCTGACGACCGGGTACTCGGTTTTGCCTATACCTTCCTGGGGATTCGCATTCAATGTGCCCAGTGCCATAAGCACCCTTTTGACCAGTGGACCCAGAACGACTTCAAAGAATTCCGCGGCTTCTTTACCCGCGTCAACTTCGGCGTCAATCCCGAGTCACGCGATGAATATGCGGCAATGGTCGAAGAGCTGGGCGCAGACAAGCTCCGCGGTAACCAGTTACTCCGTGAGCTGAATAAGAAGGTCAACAAAGGGGAAACCGTACCTTTCATGGAAGTGTATGTTCCCAAGGCCCGTCCTGCGAACAAGAATCAAAATAAGAACAAAAACAAAAAGCAGCGTCGACAGGGACGCAACCAGAGCCCGGCTACCGCCAAGCTCCTGGGAGCCGAAGTCGTCGAGATCAACGAAATGGATGATCCCCGTGCTGCATTGATGGAATGGTTACGTCGGGAAAACAACCCGTTCTTCGCCAAAGCGTTCGTGAACCGTGTCTGGTCTGCCTATTTCAACCGGGGCATCATTGAACCGGCTGATGACCTGAACCTGGCCAATCCTCCGAGCAATGCTCCGCTGCTGGATTACCTTTCTCGTGAATTCGTGAAACATGATTACGATATGAAATGGCTGCACCGGGAAATCGCCAACAGCGACACCTACCAGCGCAGCTGGAAGACCAACCCGACCAATGAACTCGATGAAGTCAACTTCAGCCACTACATTCCCCACCGGATGCCGGCCGAAGTGCTCTACGATGCGATTCACCAGGCAACCGCTTCAGATGATGCCATCGACAGCATGAAAAACAGTGTCGGCGAACGGGCCATCGGCATCGCAGCTTCGGGTGTCCGCAACCGGGCTCTCCGCGACAAGCAATACGCGTTAACGATCTTCGGACGCTCGACCCGGGAAAGCAACTGTGACTGCGATCGCTCCGTCGATCCCAGCCTGCTGCAGACCATGTACATCAAGAACGACAACGATGTGTATTCCGCCATCAACCGTTCCAACAGCAGCTGGCTGTTCCAGGTAGGACAGCAACTGGGAGCCGTCGAAGCGAAGAATGCTCAGAAAACACGCATGAACGATCGTGCCGATCAGCTCAAAGAGCAGGCTCAGCAGTTGAAACAGCGGGTTGCCCAGCTCAAGAAGCAGGAAGATAAGAAAAAGCAGCTGCAACAGGCACAAAAGCGTCTGCGAACTGTGACTGCAGAACTGAAAAAAGTACGACAGAACGCAGGTCGTGCCCAGAACAGTCCGGCCAAGGTGCAAACCCTGGAAGAACCAATCTCCGCAGAGAAAACCGAAGAGATCATCACCCGGACATACCTGCGGAGCCTGAGCCGTTATCCCACGGAACAGGAAACCGAGTCTGCGAAGAAGTACATTGAAGAATCGAAAGACAAAATGGCTGGTATTTACGACCTGATCTGGGCCGTGCTGAATACTAAAGAATTCATGCTGAATCACTAA
- a CDS encoding molybdopterin oxidoreductase family protein translates to MSIIDQSKLSSLIHQKEGHLTRELLLSPGGFGLGKVPEKNLPDATTQMVCGFCGTGCNLNIHLKNGEGVCISPTTEYPVNLGMACPKGWEALSVLDSPDRAVSPLVKKSPNHWEPVDWDSALSLFTSKFKAIQEKHGNESVAFLSTGQMVTEEMAFLGALAKFGMGMVHGDGNTRQCMASAVTAYKQSFGFDSPPFTYQDLEESDVLVFVGANPCIAHPIMWERVVRNPHSPQIVVVDPRKTETAMQSTLHLQIAPKSDLPLFYGIAQLLIQKGYVDADYVREHTEDFDDFKAHVRDYPLERITAETGVSQEKIEQLVDLIHTGKRVSFWWTMGVNQSYQGVRTAQAIINLALMTGNIGRPGTGPNSITGQCNAMGSRLFSNTTNLLGGHDFLNDHHRAKVADILDIPVDRIPAENSLPYHKIMEGILAGKIKGLWVICTNPAHSWINQGQARDILNRLDFLVVQDMYHTTETARHADLILPAAGWGEKEGTFINAERRIGRVKRIKRAPGQALSDFSIFKLIAQYWGCGEMFAQWSSPAEVFQLMKKLSAGQACDFSGIEDYTAIEEQGGIQWPFAASETEPPQQQRRLFEDGRYFHENGRARFIFSEPTRMPEAPSEQYPFVLLTGRGTASQWHTQTRTRNSDVLRKLYPNRIYVEINPEDAQKHSVQPNDLIFVESQRGRLKARAFITQSVQPGQLFIPMHYEETNQLTDAVFDPHSSQPSYKCCAVRIINE, encoded by the coding sequence ATGTCGATTATCGATCAATCAAAATTAAGCTCTCTGATTCATCAGAAAGAGGGCCATCTTACCAGGGAATTACTGCTCTCACCCGGGGGCTTCGGTCTGGGCAAAGTCCCTGAGAAAAATTTACCCGATGCGACCACTCAAATGGTCTGTGGATTCTGCGGGACCGGATGTAATCTGAATATTCATCTGAAAAACGGCGAAGGGGTCTGTATCAGTCCCACGACCGAATATCCTGTCAACCTGGGCATGGCCTGTCCCAAAGGCTGGGAGGCACTGTCGGTACTTGATTCTCCGGATCGGGCCGTCAGCCCCCTGGTAAAAAAATCCCCCAATCACTGGGAGCCGGTCGACTGGGATTCCGCACTGAGCCTGTTTACCAGTAAATTCAAAGCCATTCAGGAAAAGCATGGCAATGAATCGGTCGCGTTCCTGAGTACCGGTCAGATGGTCACCGAGGAAATGGCTTTCCTGGGCGCGCTGGCCAAATTTGGGATGGGCATGGTGCATGGAGACGGAAACACGCGTCAGTGCATGGCTTCAGCGGTGACCGCTTACAAGCAGTCCTTTGGCTTCGATTCACCACCATTCACTTACCAGGACCTTGAAGAATCAGACGTACTGGTTTTTGTGGGCGCGAATCCCTGTATCGCGCATCCGATCATGTGGGAACGTGTGGTGCGAAACCCCCATTCGCCGCAGATCGTTGTTGTCGACCCGCGGAAAACGGAAACCGCGATGCAGTCGACGTTACATCTCCAGATCGCACCCAAGTCAGACCTGCCTCTGTTTTACGGGATTGCCCAGTTGCTGATTCAGAAGGGCTATGTTGATGCGGACTATGTGCGCGAACATACGGAAGACTTCGATGATTTCAAAGCCCATGTGCGCGATTATCCACTGGAACGTATCACCGCTGAGACTGGCGTCAGCCAGGAAAAGATCGAACAACTGGTCGATCTGATTCACACAGGCAAACGGGTATCGTTCTGGTGGACCATGGGAGTTAATCAGAGTTACCAGGGAGTACGCACCGCCCAGGCGATCATCAACCTGGCATTGATGACGGGGAACATCGGTCGGCCCGGCACTGGCCCGAATTCAATTACCGGTCAGTGTAACGCGATGGGATCGCGTCTTTTCAGTAATACAACCAACCTGCTGGGGGGGCACGATTTCCTGAATGACCACCATCGGGCGAAGGTGGCCGACATTCTCGACATTCCCGTAGATCGGATTCCCGCTGAGAACAGTCTGCCTTACCATAAGATCATGGAAGGGATTCTCGCGGGTAAAATCAAAGGCCTGTGGGTTATCTGCACGAACCCCGCGCATTCCTGGATCAACCAGGGACAGGCCCGCGACATTCTGAACCGGCTCGATTTCCTGGTGGTACAGGACATGTATCACACCACCGAAACGGCGCGTCATGCCGATCTGATCCTGCCCGCAGCAGGCTGGGGCGAGAAAGAAGGGACCTTCATTAACGCAGAACGTCGCATCGGTCGGGTCAAACGCATCAAACGGGCACCGGGACAGGCGTTGTCTGATTTCTCTATCTTCAAATTGATCGCCCAGTACTGGGGCTGTGGTGAGATGTTCGCTCAGTGGAGTTCTCCCGCGGAAGTTTTCCAGTTGATGAAAAAACTGAGTGCCGGACAGGCCTGTGATTTCTCCGGAATCGAAGACTATACCGCCATTGAAGAGCAGGGGGGAATCCAGTGGCCGTTTGCAGCCAGTGAAACGGAACCACCACAACAGCAACGCAGACTGTTCGAGGATGGTCGCTATTTTCACGAGAATGGTCGGGCGCGGTTTATCTTTTCTGAACCGACCAGGATGCCGGAAGCGCCCAGCGAACAGTATCCCTTCGTTTTATTGACGGGACGGGGCACTGCCTCCCAGTGGCACACACAGACCCGCACACGGAATTCCGATGTCCTGCGGAAGCTGTATCCGAATCGAATCTATGTTGAGATCAATCCGGAGGATGCGCAAAAGCACTCCGTTCAACCAAATGACCTGATCTTTGTGGAGTCACAGCGCGGCCGTCTGAAAGCCCGCGCGTTTATCACCCAGTCGGTCCAACCGGGACAGCTTTTCATTCCCATGCATTATGAAGAGACCAACCAGTTGACCGATGCCGTCTTCGATCCGCACTCCAGTCAGCCTTCCTATAAATGTTGTGCTGTGCGGATTATTAATGAATAA
- a CDS encoding DUF1501 domain-containing protein, translating into MAVSMTCDGVKRRDFLKIGTLGFTGLTLSSYLRMVDAGEAKPKQATSAIFIELSGGPSHMDTFDLKPESSSEYRGEFKQIKTNVSGIEISEHLPKLASCMDKYALLRGVSHSVAAHALGREYVNTGSRPLPSLEYPGYGAVFTKEYPGPANLPPYVSIPNSTQKPGFLGVKYAPLNTGATPRPGQPFNVRGISLRSGLTVENIERRETLLRDIDQTFNSLEKNSQLIEGLDRFGQQAHAIITSKRARDAFDISKESPAFTKQFGESSFGQSCLLASRLVESGVRFVTVSMGGWDTHRNNWESLENRLLPPFDEGLSALFNGLAEKGLLETTAVYVTGEFGRTPKINTQRGGRDHYPRCMFMLMAGGMVKGGQVIGKSTANGTEPADAGRSPDDVAASFYHNLGIDFTREYHTNTGRPITIVRDGSVINELFS; encoded by the coding sequence ATGGCCGTATCTATGACATGCGATGGAGTGAAGCGCCGCGACTTTTTGAAAATCGGGACTCTCGGTTTTACCGGGCTGACACTCTCCTCTTACCTGCGGATGGTGGATGCCGGCGAAGCGAAACCGAAGCAGGCGACTTCCGCCATCTTCATCGAGCTTTCCGGCGGTCCGTCCCACATGGATACCTTCGACCTCAAACCGGAATCATCCAGTGAATACCGGGGCGAATTCAAGCAGATCAAAACGAATGTGAGTGGCATCGAAATCTCCGAGCATCTGCCCAAGCTGGCTTCCTGCATGGACAAGTACGCTCTGCTGCGGGGTGTCTCTCACTCCGTCGCCGCGCATGCTTTGGGTCGCGAATATGTCAATACCGGCAGCCGTCCGCTGCCTTCACTGGAATACCCGGGATATGGTGCGGTCTTCACGAAGGAATATCCAGGACCGGCTAACCTGCCGCCTTATGTTTCGATTCCGAACTCCACTCAGAAACCAGGCTTCCTGGGAGTGAAGTACGCTCCGCTTAATACCGGCGCGACTCCTCGTCCCGGTCAGCCGTTCAACGTGCGTGGCATTTCACTGCGTTCAGGATTGACCGTCGAAAACATCGAACGCCGCGAGACACTGCTGCGGGATATCGACCAGACTTTCAACAGCCTGGAAAAGAATTCGCAGTTGATCGAAGGTCTGGATCGTTTTGGACAGCAGGCGCATGCCATTATCACTTCCAAGCGTGCCCGTGATGCCTTCGACATTTCGAAAGAATCGCCGGCATTCACGAAACAGTTCGGCGAATCAAGTTTTGGTCAGAGCTGTCTGCTGGCATCGCGGCTGGTGGAATCTGGCGTGCGGTTCGTCACAGTCTCCATGGGGGGCTGGGATACACACCGCAACAACTGGGAGAGCCTGGAAAATCGCCTGCTGCCTCCCTTCGATGAAGGGCTGTCTGCTCTCTTCAACGGACTGGCTGAAAAGGGGCTGCTGGAAACCACGGCTGTGTACGTCACCGGGGAATTCGGACGTACTCCCAAGATCAACACGCAGCGTGGCGGACGGGATCACTACCCCCGTTGTATGTTCATGCTGATGGCAGGTGGCATGGTCAAAGGCGGCCAGGTCATCGGTAAAAGTACCGCCAATGGGACTGAGCCTGCCGACGCCGGTCGGTCTCCCGACGATGTTGCTGCTTCCTTCTACCACAACCTGGGGATTGACTTTACCCGGGAATACCACACGAACACCGGTCGTCCGATCACAATCGTACGCGATGGTTCTGTGATTAACGAACTGTTCAGCTAG